One Aegilops tauschii subsp. strangulata cultivar AL8/78 chromosome 7, Aet v6.0, whole genome shotgun sequence genomic window carries:
- the LOC109740401 gene encoding uncharacterized protein yields MEMRLHLHALAILLVVSARPTSVAGGLCRDSCGDVPVRYPLGIDDGCGSPYYRNMLTCADNTTLRLRTPSGTYPVSGADYADPHLVVTDPSMWTCARPFTSVHAAPFSLDTSTRFSLSPRNDHLFFNCDEERVIVAPRPAICDRYPDRCDSACDSAGYLCRNLPGCRGALEEGNMSCCAYRPRAAESLRAMLRHCEAYTTVYWRAVGDKFPPYDQVPDYGVRVDFEIPVTTRCLQCQDRRRGANGTCGFDPATRDFVCICDGGRNSTTDCADGRVTGHGASAGVVAATVVFSISAAIGIGGLVMYIRKLRSSKVVTCGVQSNENRFF; encoded by the exons ATGGAGATGCGTCTCCACCTCCATGCGTTGGCGATCCTTCTGGTCGTCTCGGCGCGGCCTACGTCCGTCGCCGGCGGGCTGTGCCGCGACAGCTGCGGCGACGTCCCGGTGCGCTACCCGCTGGGCATCGACGACGGCTGCGGCAGCCCGTATTACCGCAACATGCTGACCTGCGCCGACAACACCACGCTCCGCCTCCGCACCCCGTCCGGCACGTACCCGGTGTCCGGCGCCGACTACGCGGACCCGCACCTGGTGGTGACGGACCCGTCCATGTGGACGTGCGCGCGGCCCTTCACCTCCGTCCACGCCGCGCCCTTCAGCCTGGACACCAGCACCCGCTTCTCGCTGTCCCCGAGGAACGACCACCTCTTCTTCAACTGCGACGAGGAGCGCGTCATCGTGGCGCCGCGGCCGGCCATCTGCGACCGGTACCCGGACCGGTGCGACTCGGCGTGCGACAGCGCCGGGTACCTGTGCCGGAACCTGCCGGGCTGCCGCGGCGCGCTGGAGGAAGGGAACATGAGCTGCTGCGCGTACAGGCCCCGCGCGGCGGAGTCGCTGAGGGCCATGCTGCGGCACTGCGAGGCCTACACCACCGTGTACTGGCGCGCGGTGGGCGACAAGTTCCCGCCCTACGACCAGGTGCCGGACTACGGGGTCCGGGTGGACTTCGAGATCCCCGTCACCACGCGGTGCCTGCAGTGCCAGGACCGGCGCCGCGGCGCCAACGGCACCTGCGGCTTCGACCCCGCCACCAGGGACTTCGTCTGCATCTGCGACGGCGGCCGGAACTCCACCACGGACTGTGCAG ATGGCCGCGTGACAGGGCATGGAGCATCAGCCGGAGTGGTAGCTG CAACCGTCGTGTTCTCAATTTCGGCAGCTATCGGCATCGGGGGGCTCGTGATGTACATACGCAAGTTGAGATCGAGCAAAGTGGTCACCTGCGGCGTCCAGAGTAACGAAAATAGATTCTTCTGA